In Nicotiana tabacum cultivar K326 chromosome 2, ASM71507v2, whole genome shotgun sequence, the following proteins share a genomic window:
- the LOC107763610 gene encoding uncharacterized protein LOC107763610, with translation MTCESNADGKLSEKKMEEEDSLRTVECLRGRLLAERVASRNAKEEAEIKGTKLIELEYKLREETKSRNKAEKKLKFLIKKLESKNISYYSDESENSSFLKSEISSLTSTACSSAKQSEDRDCQESVGSTKSSYENLNCSELIQKRKSEEKSINLEKDGSQMSISIQDIENLSAKEHSAKSSEFEFSKTDPNSLKSSVEEENKNGRNEVDFQEDNVDNSLALVPMDLPKTKQTIDPVVLDATVREVLDALRHAKEKLQTQMQRGKMIKAS, from the exons ATGACATGTGAATCAAATGCAGATGGAAAATTGAG tgagaagaaaatggaagaagaagatagTTTAAGAACAGTGGAATGTCTAAGAGGGAGATTGCTTGCAGAAAGAGTGGCTTCAAGAAATGCAAAAGAGGAGGCAGAGATTAAGGGAACCAAG CTGATTGAGCTGGAGTATAAGTTGAGAGAAGAGACTAAATCAAGGAACAAAGCAGAAAAGAAGCTTAAATTTCTGATAAAGAAGCTTGAGTCAAAGAATATATCTTATTATTCAGATGAATCAGAGAATTCAAGCTTTTTAAAGAGTGAAATTTCATCTCTAACATCCACAGCTTGTAGCAGTGCCAAACAATCAGAAGATAGAGATTGTCAAGAATCAGTTGGGAGTACAAAATCTAGCTATGAAAATCTTAATTGTTCAGAGCTCATTCAGAAGAGAAAATCTGAAGAAAAGTCGATCAATTTAGAGAAAGATGGTTCACAAATGAGCATTTCTATCCAAGATATTGAGAATCTTTCAGCAAAAGAACATTCTGCTAAATCAAGTGAATTTGAATTCTCAAAGACAGATCCCAATAG TTTGAAATCTTCAGTTGAGGAGGAaaacaaaaatggaagaaatgaagTGGATTTTCAAGAGGACAATGTGGACAATTCATTGGCATTAGTTCCTATGGATCTACCAAAGACAAAGCAAACCATTGATCCAGTTGTTCTTGATGCTACAGTGAGAGAAGTTCTTGATGCACTGAGGCATGCTAAAGAGAAACTTCAAACTCAAATGCAAAGAGGGAAAATGATTAAAGCTAGTTAA